TCTGCCTCGGCCTGCAGTGCATCGTCATCGAGGCCGCCCGACAGGCCGGCATCACCGGTGCCACCTCCACCGAGTTCGATTCCACCGCCGCCGAGCCGGTCATCTCCACCATGGCGGAACAGGAAGCCGCGGTCGCCGGCGAGGCCGACCTCGGCGGCACCATGCGCCTGGGCTCCTACCCGGCGGTGCTCACCGAGGGCTCCGTCGTCGCCGAACAGTACGGCGCGACGGAGGTTTCCGAACGGCACCGTCACCGCTTCGAGGTCAACAACGCATACCGCGACCGCATCACCGAGGGCTCCGACCTCGTGTTCTCCGGTACCTCACCCGACGGGACGCTGGTCGAGTACGTCGAGTACCCGCGCGAGATCCACCCCTACCTCGTGGCCACCCAGGCGCATCCGGAGTACACCTCCCGGCCCACGCGGCCGAACCCCCTGTTCGTCGGGCTGATCGGCGCCGCATTGCTAGATTGATGGGCATGACTCCCGGCCAGCACGCCTTCACCGTCCGCGACACAGAACTCCTCCTGGAGTCGCCGATCCTCGCCGTCCGCCGCGACCGAGTTGCCATGCCCGGTGACACCGACGCGGCCCGCGAGATCGTCGAACACTTCGGTGCCGTCGCCATTGTCGCCCTCGACGAGGACGGCCGGATCCCGCTGGTCCGCCAGTACCGCCATTCGGTGGGGCAGCGGCTGTGGGAACTGCCCGCCGGGCTGCTCGACATCGCCGACGAGGATGAGGTCACCTGCGCCGCCCGGGAATTGAAGGAGGAGGCCGGCCTGGTCGCCGGATCCTGGGGCGTCCTCGCCGACCTGGTCACCTCGCCCGGCTTCTGCGACGAGGCCGTCCGCGTCTTCCTCGCCCGCGACCTCACCGAGGTGGACCGCCCCGACGCCGAACACGAGGAGGCGGACCTCACCCTCGACTGGGTCGACCTCGGGGAGGCGGTGTCCATGGTCTTCCGCGGGGAGATCGTCAACTCCATCGCCATCGCGGGCATCATGACCGCCAACGAGGTCGCGGCCGGTCGTGCCGAACCCCGCACCGTCGACGCCCCGTTCTCCGTCCGGCCCGCGGCGCTGCCCGCCCGGCGTGTCAGCGCCGGCGTGGTCCCCGACATGAAGAAGATCCACCAGTGAGCAACCCGCCCGACGTCGCTGCTACCTGGCTCAACCACCTCGCCGTCGAACGCGGTCTGTCCGACAACACCCTGAGCAACTACCGTCGCGATTTGCGCCGCTATCTCGACTGGCTCGACAACGCCGGCCTCGGCGACCTCGGCGCCGTCGCCGCCACCGACGTCGAGGCCTACGTCGCCGACCTGCGCCGCGACGGCCTCGCCGCCAGCTCCGCCGCCCGCGCCCTCGTCGTCGCCCGCGGCCTGCACAAATTCGCCGTGGCGGAAGGCGAGATCGCCACCGACGTCGCCGCCGACGTCTCCCCACCGGCCACCGGCCGCCACCTCCCGGACACCCTCAGCATCGACGACGTCACCCAGCTTCTCGACGCCGTCCCCACCGGCGAGCACGCCACCCCCGTCGACCTGCGCGACCGCGCCCTCCTCGAACTGCTCTACGGCACCGGCGCCCGCATCTCCGAGATCACCTCGCTCACCGTCGACGACATGGCCGACAACGACGGCATCCTCCGCATCACCGGAAAAGGCGACAAACAACGCCTCGTCCCCGTCGGCTCCAAGGCCATCACCGCCACCGAGGACTACCTCGTCCGCGCCCGCCCCGTCTTCGCCCGCGGCAAGACCCACGCCCTGCTGCTCAACACCCGCGGTGGGCCGCTGTCCCGCCAGTCCGCCTGGGCGGTGCTCAAGAACGCCGCCGCCCGCGCCGGCCTGGACAAGGACATCTCACCTCACACGCTGCGCCACTCCTACGCCACCCACCTTCTCGAGGGCGGCGCCGACGTCCGCGTGGTCCAGGAACTCCTCGGCCACTCCTCGGTGACCACCACCCAGATCTACACCCACGTCACCGCCGAGAACCTCCGCCAAGTGTGGCGGGAGGCTCACCCGCGGGCGTGATCGGCGGGCGTAAGTTCAGGTTCGTCTCAGACAGGCACTAGTCTGTAGCGGACCATCAGTTCAACCGAAAGGACCCCCGTGGGAGCAACGCCTCGAGTCGGGATACTCACCTCGCTAGCCGCCGTGGCGCTGACCGTGGGGCTCGGCTCAGCGACCGTCGCTCCGGTGGCGATGGCCCAGCTGCCCCAGCTTCCGCCGGGAGTGACCGCCGCCGACATCGTCGGCGCCCCGATTTCTGTCCCCGCGGGTCAGACGACCACGGTTGATTTCGGCGTCCCGGTCTCGGTCAACTACGTCAGCGGCGGGTGGACCGTGGTCTCCTCCGGCACCTCCGTCTCCGTGACCGCTCCGGCCGAGGGAGGTTCCACGGCCTCGGTTCCGGTGTCGGCGGCGGGGCAGAGCGCCACGCTGACGCTTGTCGCCGAGGGGGCCGCAGCGCCCGCCCCGGGAACTCCGGGGGCACCGGGCGCTGGCCATTCCGGTGACGGCGCGGGACCGGAAGCCCCCGGGGAGGGCAACGAGGGGACCGATTCCGGTGCACCCGGTACCGGTGGTGGTGGCGAGGGTGCCGGTCCGGCCGGGGGAGCCGCGGCACCGACCCCGGAGCGCAAGGCCGCCGCACCGGCGGACCGCGCGACCGCCGAGAGCATCCACCTCGAATCGGAGATCACCGGTAACCAGATCGTGGCCACGCTGGGTCTGCGCGAGGCGATGTCGTTGTTCAACCAGTTCCGCAACATCGATCAGGAGGGCCTCAAGCTCAGGTACCTCGACGTCAACGGTCAGATCATCGAGGGTGTCCAGCGCGACATCGACGAGGTGGCCCGGAAGCTGACGCTGACCTATCCGGAGGGGCAGACCCCGGACAATCCCTTCATCATGGAGGTCGTCCGCGACGACACGACTGCGGTGGCCGTGGTGACCCTCACCGACCCGAACTTCACCGTGGCCAGGCCGGCCTCCCCGGAGGCGCAGGCTGCTGCGGATGCCGACCGTGCGGCGGCCGAGGAAAACCAGGATCAGCCAGACATCGTCATGGCCGGGGCGCTCGTGCTCGGTGTGCTGGTGCTCGTCGCCGTCGTGGCGGTGGTTGCGGTGCTGATGCGGAAGCGACGTCGATAAGCGGCTCTGTTCAAGCCCTGGGGCTTGACCTGGCGACGGCTCGCCGTGGCTGAACGACGGCGGGCCGGGTCAGGGTACGCTGTGAATGACAACGTTGTAAGTCGCTGTAGGTCAAGGAAGAGGGTATGACTGTGGCGGGAGACGGACTCTTTGAGAACCCGGGCCCCGAGCTCGGCCTGACCGGCCGGCCTGTCCGGGAGTTCCCGGCGGCCGAACCGCTGGACAAGCACGGGCCCGCGAAGATCATCTCCATGTGCAACCAGAAGGGCGGCGTGGGTAAGACCACGTCCACCATCAACCTGGGTGCCTGCCTGGCCGAGGCCGGCCGCAAGGTTCTCCTCGTCGACCTCGACCCCCAGGGTGCACTGTCCGCCGGACTGGGGATCCGGCACGACGAACTCGACATCACGGTCTACGACCTGCTCATCGACAACCGCACCTCCATCCACTCCGCCATCCACCACACCGGTGTTCCGGACATGGACGTCGTCCCCGCCAACATCGACCTCTCCGCCGCCGAAATCCAGCTGGTCAACGAGGTCGGACGAGAGCAGACACTGGCGCGGGCCCTGCGCCCGGTGATGAAGGAGTATGACTTCATCATCCTCGACTGCCAGCCCTCCCTCGGCCTGCTCACCGTCAACGCGCTCGCCTGCTCCCATGGTGTCATCATCCCCATGGAGTGCGAGTACTTCTCCCTGCGTGGCCTGGCGTTGCTCACCGACACCGTGGAGAAGGTCAGCGACCGCCTCAACTTCGACCTGGAGATCCTCGGCATCCTGGTCACCATGTTCGACCGGCGCACCTCTCACGCCCGGGAGGTCATGTCCCGGGTGGTCGAGGTGTTCGGCGACCGGGTCTTCGACTCGGTGATCACCCGCACCGTCCGCTTCCCGGAGACCTCCGTCGCCGGCGAACCCATCATCTCCTGGGCACCGAACTCCCAGGGCGCCCAGCAGTACCGCAACCTGGCACTCGAGGTCCTCGAACGGACCAGCTGACGCCGTGACCACCACCATCGAGATCCCGGCGCGGCAGTCCACCGATCTGCCCGGCGGCGGCAGCCAGCCCGAGATCCCCGGCTTCCAGGTCGCCCTGAAGAACTTCGAGGGGCCCTTCGACCTGCTCCTGCAGCTGATCACCGCCAAGAAGCTCGACGTCACTGACGTCGCCCTCTCCGAAGTCACCGACGAGTTCATCAGCTACACCCGGGCGCTGGGGGAGACCGCGGACCTCGACGAGACGACCGAATTCCTCGTCGTCGCCGCGACACTCCTCGACCTCAAGGCGGCCCGTCTGCTGCCCCGCGGCGACGTCGACGATCTCGCCGACCTCGAACTCCTGGAAACCCGCGACCTGCTCTTCGCCCGACTCATGCAGTACCAGGCCTACAAACAGGTCGCCGATCTCTTCTCGCGGTGGCAGACGGAGGCGCAGCGCCGATACCCCCGGGCCGTCGGGCTGGAGGAGCAGTTCGCCTCGCTGCTCCCGCCGGTGACCATCGGCAAGACCCCCGCCGAGTTCGCCGAGCTGGCCGCCGGGGTATTCCGGCCCCGACCACCGGAGGAGGTCGGCATCGGCCACATCCACCAGGTCGCCGTCTCCGTTCCTGAACAGGCCGGCCGGATCCTGGACACCCTCCGCCTCATGGGGCCCGACCACTGGCTCAGCTTCGGCGCCCTGACCCGCGACTGCACGCTGTCCATGGAGATCGTCGGCCGATTCCTCGCCCTGCTGGAGCTGTACAAGGCCCGGGCCGTGGAGACCGAACAGCCCGAACCGCTGGGGGAGTTGACTGTCGCCTGGACCGGCCTCGACGTCGACCCGGCCGTCGTGGCGGCCAGCAACTGGGACTGAGCGGGCCATCTGCGGCGAGGCCACCTGCAACCGTTGACAGGGCTGAAATCTGGAGCTGGGGTGTTGCAGGTCGAACCGTCAGGAGGTGTCATCTGTTGCAGACCAGCCCAAACCAGACCATCCCCACCCTGACCAACCCAGACCAACCCCGGGGGCGATCCACCGACACCACTGCCCCCGGACGGCGTTCGCTCACGCGGTCCGGGGGCAGCCAACGGGTATGAAGAACCAGCTGTTTCCTACGGGCGCGCCTTGAGGAACTCGAGGATCTCCACCGGGAGTTCCCGGTCGGAGTAGATCCGCACGTCGGGTTCGTCGGGGTTGTCCTCGGTGCCCACGCGGCGACCCTCCCACACGGGCTTGAGGCCCAGTTTCTCCAGTACCCGGGCGGAGGAGGGGTGGTTGGTGGTGATCCGGGCGGTGACCGGGGTGTCCGGGTCGAGGCGCTTGGCCAGCTTGAGGGCCGCCTCGGAGACTTCGGTGGCGTAGCCGTTGCCCCACTTGTCGGGGCGGAAGCGGTACTTGAGGTCCCACACGCGACCGTCGACAAGCTCGAGGCCGCCGACGCCGATGAAGTCGGAGGGCTGGTCGCGAAGGTACACACCCCACGGGCCGAGGTCCTTGGCGGCCCAGGATGCCTGGGTGCGGCCGATGAGCTGGTGGGTCTCGCGGACGTCTTCGTGGCGCGCGTGGGGGCGGTGGGTCCAGATCCGCTTGTCGCTGTAGACCTTGTAGGCCTCTTCGTCGTGCTTCTCGTTGAGCGGCATGAGGATGAGGCGGTCGGTTCGGGTAATGGTAGCCATGGAAAGATGTTACCCACATCACGATTCGCGCGGGAAGTGATTTGCCGAAAAATCTTCGCAAAAGTTAAACATGCCCTGAAGTTGCCTAGGATTGGTGCCCATGACACCCCTGATCTCGGTTGATGAGCTCACCCGGCTGGACGCCCCGGTCATCCTCAGCGCGTCGATGGGCCCGAATCCGCCGACCGACGGCATCCCCGGGGCGTTCCTCGCGGACCTGGAGGCGGACTTCTCGGAGCCGGGCCATCCGCTGCCGCACACGGTGCCCGCTGATCCGGCCCGGGTCTTCGAGTCCTACGGCATCTCCGACGACACGGCGGTGGTGGTCTACGACGACCAGCAGGGGGCCACCGCGCCGCGCGTGTGGTGGCTCGCGTTGGTCGCCGGCCTGACGGACGTCCGGGTCCTCGACGGCCCGTGGGCGGGGAGCGGGCACCACTGTCCCGGCCCACGCGCCACGGCACCATCACCGCCGCACCCCGCCCCGGTCTGCTTGTCGACGCCGCCACCGTCGCCGCCGGCCCCCGCCTCCTGGTGGACGCCCGCTCGGCGGGACGTTTCGCCGGCACCGAATCCGAGCCCCGCCCGGGCCTGCGCTCCGGGTGTGCCCCGGGGTCGGTGAACCTGCCCTACACCGACGT
Above is a window of Corynebacterium suedekumii DNA encoding:
- a CDS encoding NUDIX domain-containing protein; its protein translation is MTPGQHAFTVRDTELLLESPILAVRRDRVAMPGDTDAAREIVEHFGAVAIVALDEDGRIPLVRQYRHSVGQRLWELPAGLLDIADEDEVTCAARELKEEAGLVAGSWGVLADLVTSPGFCDEAVRVFLARDLTEVDRPDAEHEEADLTLDWVDLGEAVSMVFRGEIVNSIAIAGIMTANEVAAGRAEPRTVDAPFSVRPAALPARRVSAGVVPDMKKIHQ
- the xerD gene encoding site-specific tyrosine recombinase XerD, encoding MSNPPDVAATWLNHLAVERGLSDNTLSNYRRDLRRYLDWLDNAGLGDLGAVAATDVEAYVADLRRDGLAASSAARALVVARGLHKFAVAEGEIATDVAADVSPPATGRHLPDTLSIDDVTQLLDAVPTGEHATPVDLRDRALLELLYGTGARISEITSLTVDDMADNDGILRITGKGDKQRLVPVGSKAITATEDYLVRARPVFARGKTHALLLNTRGGPLSRQSAWAVLKNAAARAGLDKDISPHTLRHSYATHLLEGGADVRVVQELLGHSSVTTTQIYTHVTAENLRQVWREAHPRA
- a CDS encoding ParA family protein gives rise to the protein MAGDGLFENPGPELGLTGRPVREFPAAEPLDKHGPAKIISMCNQKGGVGKTTSTINLGACLAEAGRKVLLVDLDPQGALSAGLGIRHDELDITVYDLLIDNRTSIHSAIHHTGVPDMDVVPANIDLSAAEIQLVNEVGREQTLARALRPVMKEYDFIILDCQPSLGLLTVNALACSHGVIIPMECEYFSLRGLALLTDTVEKVSDRLNFDLEILGILVTMFDRRTSHAREVMSRVVEVFGDRVFDSVITRTVRFPETSVAGEPIISWAPNSQGAQQYRNLALEVLERTS
- a CDS encoding segregation and condensation protein A, with product MPARQSTDLPGGGSQPEIPGFQVALKNFEGPFDLLLQLITAKKLDVTDVALSEVTDEFISYTRALGETADLDETTEFLVVAATLLDLKAARLLPRGDVDDLADLELLETRDLLFARLMQYQAYKQVADLFSRWQTEAQRRYPRAVGLEEQFASLLPPVTIGKTPAEFAELAAGVFRPRPPEEVGIGHIHQVAVSVPEQAGRILDTLRLMGPDHWLSFGALTRDCTLSMEIVGRFLALLELYKARAVETEQPEPLGELTVAWTGLDVDPAVVAASNWD
- a CDS encoding GNAT family N-acetyltransferase, whose amino-acid sequence is MATITRTDRLILMPLNEKHDEEAYKVYSDKRIWTHRPHARHEDVRETHQLIGRTQASWAAKDLGPWGVYLRDQPSDFIGVGGLELVDGRVWDLKYRFRPDKWGNGYATEVSEAALKLAKRLDPDTPVTARITTNHPSSARVLEKLGLKPVWEGRRVGTEDNPDEPDVRIYSDRELPVEILEFLKARP
- a CDS encoding rhodanese-like domain-containing protein yields the protein MTPLISVDELTRLDAPVILSASMGPNPPTDGIPGAFLADLEADFSEPGHPLPHTVPADPARVFESYGISDDTAVVVYDDQQGATAPRVWWLALVAGLTDVRVLDGPWAGSGHHCPGPRATAPSPPHPAPVCLSTPPPSPPAPASWWTPARRDVSPAPNPSPARACAPGVPRGR